From a region of the Streptomyces venezuelae genome:
- the pepN gene encoding aminopeptidase N — protein sequence MPGENLSRDEARERAELLSVDAYEVVLDIRSAVDEAEPAEGPRTFRSVTTIRFRAAGTGASTFADLIAPSVNAVTLNGRALDVAAVFDGARIALDGLASENVLVVDANCAYSRTGEGLHRFVDPEDGEVYLYTQYEPADARRVYANFEQPDLKAPYRFEVTAPEGWQVWSNGAEESREAGVWRFAETAPISTYITCVVAGPYHYVTDTYTRGDLTIPLGAMCRKGLAKHFDADDVFLVTKQGFDLFHEIFDYPYPFGKYDQAFVPEYNLGAMENPGLVTFREEYIFRGKVTQASYEARANVILHEMAHMWFGDLVTMKWWDDLWLKESFADFMGSFGLVEATRFDQAWITFANRRKSWAYRADQLPSTHPITADIRDLEDAKLNFDGITYAKGASVLKQLVAYVGREAFLEGARRYFKANAYGNTTLDDLLSVLAEVSGRDMAQWSRAWLQTAGVNALTPVLTYDAGGRVTELAVVQEGEELRPHRVAVGLYRLESDGTLVRYARADVDVSGARTVVTELAGAERPDLVLVNDEDLTYCKIRFDEGSLATLRAHLGDLTDPLARALCWSALWNLTRDGLMPARDFIALVLAHAGRESDVGVLQMLHTQALTSVTHYAAADWREQGGRELAAGALHELRAAAPGSEHQLTWARFFAASATTEGDFQLLLGLLEGSARIDGLEVDQELRWDFLLPLTAHGAVDEAVLAAELARDDTASGKRHQVRCLAARPSQAVKDQAWAAVVESDALSNALAEATIAGMQQSSQRGLLAAYAGRYFEVIERVWADRSIQIGMDVVRGLYPSLQGDSATLEATDAWLAAHADAAPALRRLVLESRDDLARALRAQACDAAAA from the coding sequence GTGCCCGGAGAGAATCTGTCCCGCGACGAGGCCCGCGAGCGGGCCGAGCTGCTGTCCGTCGACGCGTACGAGGTGGTCCTCGACATCCGGTCCGCGGTGGACGAGGCCGAACCGGCAGAGGGTCCGCGGACCTTCCGCTCGGTGACGACGATCCGCTTCCGGGCAGCCGGGACCGGCGCTTCCACCTTCGCGGACCTGATCGCGCCCTCGGTGAACGCCGTCACCCTGAACGGGCGCGCGCTGGACGTGGCCGCCGTCTTCGACGGCGCCCGGATCGCCCTCGACGGCCTGGCCTCCGAGAACGTCCTCGTGGTGGACGCGAACTGCGCCTACAGCCGGACGGGCGAGGGCCTGCACCGGTTCGTGGACCCGGAGGACGGCGAGGTCTACCTCTACACCCAGTACGAGCCGGCCGACGCGCGGCGGGTGTACGCGAACTTCGAGCAGCCCGACCTGAAGGCCCCGTACCGCTTCGAGGTGACGGCTCCCGAGGGCTGGCAGGTGTGGAGCAACGGCGCGGAGGAGTCCCGCGAGGCGGGTGTCTGGCGGTTCGCGGAGACCGCGCCGATCTCCACGTACATCACGTGCGTGGTCGCGGGCCCCTACCACTACGTGACGGACACCTACACGCGCGGGGACCTGACCATCCCGCTGGGCGCGATGTGCCGCAAGGGCCTGGCGAAGCACTTCGACGCGGACGACGTCTTCCTCGTCACCAAGCAGGGCTTCGACCTGTTCCACGAGATCTTCGACTACCCCTACCCCTTCGGGAAGTACGACCAGGCCTTCGTGCCGGAGTACAACCTGGGCGCGATGGAGAACCCGGGGCTGGTGACCTTCCGCGAGGAGTACATCTTCCGCGGCAAGGTCACGCAGGCCTCGTACGAGGCGCGCGCGAACGTCATCCTGCACGAGATGGCGCACATGTGGTTCGGCGACCTGGTCACCATGAAGTGGTGGGACGACCTGTGGCTGAAGGAGTCCTTCGCCGACTTCATGGGCTCGTTCGGGCTCGTCGAGGCCACCCGCTTCGACCAGGCGTGGATCACCTTCGCCAACCGCCGCAAGTCGTGGGCCTACCGGGCCGACCAGCTGCCGTCCACGCACCCGATCACGGCCGACATCCGTGACCTGGAGGATGCCAAGCTGAACTTCGACGGCATCACGTACGCCAAGGGCGCCTCGGTGCTCAAGCAGCTCGTCGCCTACGTGGGACGGGAGGCCTTCCTGGAGGGCGCCCGGCGCTACTTCAAGGCCAACGCGTACGGGAACACGACGCTGGACGACCTGCTGTCGGTGCTCGCGGAGGTCTCCGGCCGGGACATGGCGCAGTGGTCGCGGGCGTGGCTGCAGACCGCTGGTGTGAACGCGCTGACCCCGGTGCTCACCTACGACGCGGGCGGCCGGGTGACGGAACTGGCCGTCGTGCAGGAGGGCGAGGAGCTGCGCCCGCACCGGGTCGCGGTGGGCCTGTACCGGCTGGAGTCCGACGGGACGCTGGTCCGCTACGCGCGGGCCGACGTGGACGTGTCGGGTGCGCGGACGGTCGTCACGGAGCTGGCGGGCGCGGAGCGTCCCGACCTGGTCCTGGTCAACGACGAGGACCTGACCTACTGCAAGATCCGCTTCGACGAGGGCTCGCTGGCCACCCTGCGGGCGCACCTCGGGGACCTGACGGACCCGCTCGCGCGGGCTCTGTGCTGGTCGGCGCTGTGGAACCTGACGCGCGACGGGCTGATGCCGGCGCGGGACTTCATCGCACTGGTCCTCGCGCACGCGGGCCGCGAGAGCGATGTCGGCGTCCTGCAGATGCTGCACACGCAGGCCCTGACCTCGGTCACCCACTACGCGGCCGCGGACTGGCGCGAGCAGGGCGGCCGGGAGCTGGCGGCGGGCGCGCTGCACGAGCTGCGGGCAGCGGCGCCGGGGTCGGAGCACCAGCTGACGTGGGCCCGCTTCTTCGCGGCGAGCGCGACGACGGAGGGCGACTTCCAGCTGCTGCTGGGGCTGCTGGAGGGCTCGGCGCGGATCGACGGGCTGGAGGTGGACCAGGAGCTGCGCTGGGACTTCCTGCTGCCGCTGACCGCGCACGGGGCGGTGGACGAGGCGGTGCTCGCCGCCGAACTGGCACGCGACGACACGGCCTCGGGCAAGCGGCACCAGGTGCGGTGCCTGGCGGCGCGGCCCTCGCAGGCGGTCAAGGACCAGGCGTGGGCGGCGGTGGTCGAGTCGGACGCGCTGTCGAACGCGCTGGCCGAGGCGACGATCGCGGGTATGCAGCAGTCCTCGCAGCGTGGCCTGCTGGCGGCCTACGCGGGGCGCTACTTCGAGGTGATCGAGCGGGTGTGGGCGGACCGGTCGATCCAGATCGGCATGGACGTGGTGAGGGGGCTGTAC